Below is a genomic region from Miscanthus floridulus cultivar M001 chromosome 1, ASM1932011v1, whole genome shotgun sequence.
TAACAGAGGCAGGCAATGTAAGGAGAACTACCTCCGTTAATCACATATTAACGGAGACGGTTATTCTACAAtggccgcctcggttaatgaCTAACGGAGGCGGTTGCTGTAAGGTgactgcctcggttaatattcattaaccgagacggttggGCAACATTGACCGTCTCCATTAATACATTAACGGAGATGGTTGCTTTAGGCCGACCGCCGCGGTTAATGggtgattaaccgaggcggtcacgtTAAGGCGACCGCCTCCGTTAAACTTTAACCGAGGCGGCCGCTCGGGAGCCTTGCCTGGCTGGTCATAACGGAGGTGGTCAAAAGTTGTGCCCCGATCAAAAAAGAGTGCCGCCGCCTAAAAACAATCCTGTACTAGTGAGAGCAGCGTAAAAATCAGCTGCCGAACAAGTCTGGTAGACCAGACCATGGAGACCATGCACTCAAATTCATTCGCGATCgtttttttatatgaaaattcccATGAACGGATGCCATCAGAATccgaaaagaaaaggagaaacaTTGCATTGGGCACTAGCAATTGTCCTCTTAAAAAGTGAGTGGGTTCCAAAAACACTAGACCGTGCAAGTCAATGCTTTATGTCCTCTAGAGTCATGCCTTTCTGTGCTTTGGTTGGGTATAGCTGCTTTGCCGTGATGTTTGGTTTTGTGGTGTGTGTCCTTGCTTTATTTTGCAGGCTCGCAGCACGTTGTCCATGTCGGGCAGAGTCAGTGCATGATGATGATGGCTCAGTGGACGAATAAAGCTGCGGCTGCACAACGCAAATGGATTCGTTCACTGGACGACCGAATATAAAGAATCCCGAAGACTCTGAATTGTCTAAAGTGGGCCCACCTACGCGCTTGGGCTTCACATCCACGGCGAGGACCCAAGTGCCCCCTTCGACACGCTCGCTGGAAAATGTTTTGTCCACCCGGGCGATGTACATCAGTTATGGGTATAAGGCCACAAATCCCAGAGTTAAAGATTTTTTCGAAACAACGCCAGAAATATTTGCTTTGCTGAAATATATTATTCAGAGAAGAGAATTGATCTAGTTTATGAAGAATGACAGACACAAAAATCATACAATTAGGGTTGGCATGTTTGAAAGGACCCAATGGCCCAAGAGATGGGGTGAATCAAGcttaaaaaaaataaagcaaCAATAATCTTAGCCTACACTAAACTATTTCACCGCTTGCATAGAGGCACCTTAAAATGATCACATTAAGAAATCATTAGGGCCATCATACTACAACATATCCTTAGAAAGATTCACACAAAGAGAAGGGTTCTTAGGTGTGAAAAGTAAACCTATTACTAAGCGCACTCTAACATGTAATTCTAGTTGTAAAAAAATAACTTGAACACAATAAGTAGCAAAGGACAAGCTTGAGACATGAGAGTAATGCAAGAACATAAAAGATGTAAAGAGACTAGTAGATTTTTTCCTGTGGTATCGGGTTGTTGCCACAACCCCTAGTCCACATTAGAGCACAAAAGAGTAAAAAAGACTCAGTTTAGCTCCTTGAGTCACGAAGTCTTAAGTCTCCACTAGCGAATACCTATTCTCTATTCTAGAACGGCGTGTAAAACAGTGTACACAAATAGAAGCCTCCAATAAGAAACTCCATTGGTAAAAGCTCACCTAGTCCTTCGTAGGTTCATCTAGGTGTTGACAAATACCTGTAATAGCACCTTGATGAAAACCAACCCAAAAACACCGAATGCACACAAAATCATACTCTCACGATTGGTAATCTTGGCTTGGATGTCTCCCATACACTTCACAAAGTCCCTCCATATGTGTCTCATAGCTGAGGTGATAGAATAGCTCCAAAAGAGCTAGAAATGACACACATATATAGGGTGTGAATGTCCTACTAGCTGTTAAAGAACATCACTGGATGATCTACCGGAAGTTACGCAATCACACCAAATCATATGGTGATCCTATAGATGCCAATTTTTCAAAATCATTAATATTAAACCAAAATTTATCAGTCCTAAATGATTTTTAGTAAAAACatcgtcaactacaaagttgcacgtctcttcgagtactacaactttgcattaggtcatttcttcatccgaggtattttgaaagaatttaaaaataaattttaaatataaaaaaattaaaatagaaTTTCTGGGtactaaataatttcaaataaaaatgaagtcaactacaaagttgtggaacactttgagtactacaactttggtttatgaATTGCGAGAAAAACCGTCGCTCTACCTATTGGCTCCTAATCAACATCAATTTCATAACTGACTTGTATTGCTAGGTTTCTGGCCTTTTGGGTGAATTGACTGGTAAAAATAAGAGTAATTCAAATAATAAAATTGGGCAATGTAAGCTATCTTTTCACCAGTGAATAATGGAACATTTATAAATCCTTGCCGCTGTAGTTCATTAGAAGTGACAAAAATAGAACTCCAAAAGCATGAGACAATGGatttcatgaaacttatccatctatggaataatttttttaaaaaatagaagaAGTAGCTATCGTGTAGAGCTGCAAAAATAGAGGATGTTCAAGCAGCTTCTTGCTCAGTAGCACTAGCAGCATTCAAATCGACGGAAAGATCGAGCTCCTGCATTGCATCAATGTAGGTTTGTTAATTGTTAGCGCTGAAGGAATTTCTATTGTAACATCACTTGAATAATATATATTTGTGATTCTCTATGCCTGTGATAATAAGTTACCTTTCCAGTGATCTTGTTGTACAAGGCGAGTACATCCTTCACCGTTGTCTCAAAATGAGTGGTTGAGTCGTAGCTCTACAAAATGAAGGTGTACTTAGTTACTTACCAACACATCTGTAGTGTAGTCTTTTACTATAAAATTGTGGGTGCATGTACTTACATTTGTCAAGAAACAACTATCCTCCTCAGGATTGTTAATGGGTTCATATCTGTCATAGATGTCAAAGAATGTCTCCTCTACAGGGCCAAGCAGATCGATCCCAGGCTTCAACTCGATCTCGGGCTTGTCAGTCTCAGCTTCAGTCGAAACAAAAGCAATGAACTTGCCTTTCGGTGCAACATTGTGAGCGTAAGAGCAGCAGAACACATACCTGCAATGGAACACCATAATTCAAGTTATTTGAAAAGGGGAATCTATATGTGATCTATTTTAATATTAATATACTAGTTTATCATAAACAAGTAAAACCTTATGCGAAACAAGAATCAACTATAAATAAATAGCAGGTCTTATTTTACAATTTCTTTAAAATTTGTTGCACTACTTGCACAAGATGACTTACATGTCTGATTTGCGCTTTAACTGCTTCTTTGGGAGGATGATCTGCACGGAGTGTGAATCCTTGGTGTCGGGGATTGGATGCTTCATAATACATATCGCACGGGCCACCCTTCCAACCTTCTTCACCTGCTCATTGGTTCAAGCATTTTAGAACCTGAAGCCATGTGCAAGTGACTCACCAATTTTCCACATATATATACCTTTTCAGGCAAATATGAAGGATCACAAACAATCTTCTTGCATTTTGCGGTCTCCCCTTCGGAAGTGACTCCATATGCTTTTCCACTCTCATCAAACTCAACCTGCAAAAAGTTAGCAAATTTGGCACGGTTGTCAGAAGTTTTGAACTACCATTTTGTTTAAGTATTCTCATGTTGTGTGCTGGCTGAAATActttagttaccttgcattctGGCTTGTTCAACATGTACGTGCCACCATAAACAGCGCTCAAACGGGCAAAAGCCTTTCACAACATGCATCATTTCAGTTTATAATGAAGCTTAAAAAGTGGCTAGTTGATTCATCATTGCTTTATAGGGCATACCTGAGGGAGTTCTCCCAGACCATATAGAGGGTAGATGTAAGGGGACCCTCCTTGAAAGCGTGCAAGTGATTCTGCATAAAGCTATTGAAATAGAAGATCAAGATTAGCAACatgttttgattttatttttctctATACCTTATCAACATATGCATCATGATTTAAGACATTGAAATATTTATTGTGCAAATATGTAATCTAAGGAATAATTTATACTAATGAAATATAATGTGGGTTGTAGGATTTTCTCTCAAAAATAAACATATATAGCGTGCAACTACAAGAGGatatccgaatatccaatcatgTATTTTCCATTATTACATAATGGAATAAATTAAAACATCCCAGCCTCTACATTTGAAGATGTACACTGTTGGCAAAAGTATGCCACAGTGCAGTGAAGTTCAAGAATAATGAAccaaaattaaaacatatatataacaattgATGTTTTTAGAGGTCATTTTAATACTCATAACTTTGGCCTAATAGTGTCTCCAATATGTTAAATGTATTGAATTGTGAAGAGGATCACACAAATTGGGAGGGTACAACAAACATCAAATGAAAATGGGCACAAAACACGTAAGTAATGGTGTCATTTCCCTATCTTCAATTATTAGGCCTAACAATTAGCTTCACTCATTGCCATAATAAATTGTGGTTTTACTAAATGTAAGTGACTCTGAATTTGTCCTAATATATATAAGTTTGACAAAAGAAGAGCATTAACATGTACCACGTCGAATATGCAATTTATGAAAACATATTTCATAATGTATCTAATGAAGTTTATTTGATAcaataaatattatttttctttgcTATATACTTGGTCAAATTTAGGATAGTTGACTTTGAACAAACTCAGAATCCCTTATATCCGGCACCAATGTAGTATATAGTAGGAGATTGCCTTTGAAACTACCTTCGAGTGACATAGTTTAGGATCTCGACATTTTTCTTAAAAGATGAATAAGTACCATTCAACATAGCATAATTGTGTGTATAGCAAAGTACGCCAATGTAGTACCTTCATTCTCTTGACAGTGTCAATTGCAGGCTCATCCAGGTAGCTATCATTCCGGTGAAGCGCTAATGCATGCCCGATAAAGTCAACTGTATCATCCTCCAATCCATATTTGCTGATCCAAGATAACATTTTAGTTTTTGCATTAGGAAACAAATGGTGACAAAATAACACAAGTTGCCTTTCCAACTTGGTCTCAAGGTCGAACAACTGAAAATGCAGCACAAGTGAAAGCAACTTACGAGATGACTTCTTTGGTGGTGACCTTGTTCAAATCCAGGCCCTCGTGAGATTTTGGGTCATCCTCCTCGTAATCCTGCACATATATGAAGAACTTGCGAGCACGACGCTTCTCAAATAGACCCATCA
It encodes:
- the LOC136494060 gene encoding guanosine nucleotide diphosphate dissociation inhibitor At5g09550-like → MDEEYDVIVLGTGLKECIISGLLSVDGLKVLHMDRNDYYGGESSSLNLTKLWKRFKGNDNPPEHLGVSKEYNVDMVPKFMMANGALVRVLIHTSVTKYLNFKAVDGSFVYNNGKIHKVPATDVEALKSNLMGLFEKRRARKFFIYVQDYEEDDPKSHEGLDLNKVTTKEVISKYGLEDDTVDFIGHALALHRNDSYLDEPAIDTVKRMKLYAESLARFQGGSPYIYPLYGLGELPQAFARLSAVYGGTYMLNKPECKVEFDESGKAYGVTSEGETAKCKKIVCDPSYLPEKVKKVGRVARAICIMKHPIPDTKDSHSVQIILPKKQLKRKSDMYVFCCSYAHNVAPKGKFIAFVSTEAETDKPEIELKPGIDLLGPVEETFFDIYDRYEPINNPEEDSCFLTNSYDSTTHFETTVKDVLALYNKITGKELDLSVDLNAASATEQEAA